A window of the Lactuca sativa cultivar Salinas chromosome 5, Lsat_Salinas_v11, whole genome shotgun sequence genome harbors these coding sequences:
- the LOC111910105 gene encoding uncharacterized protein LOC111910105 produces MGDKTDPNTTKIIHPVYTVANIQNKVRILDGKKVTYSSWVKLFKLHARGYKVLSHIDGTTPPAKTDEDYESWSEIDAIVLQWIYGTLSDDLLTRVLEPDSTAYEALIRIHNIFLNNKGSRAAALEHEFNNLTLRVMPSLEDYCQRLKELADQLDDVDCPVNEKRLILQLVRGLPTEYDPVGASVNQNLPPWETACSMLQLKHRHQHARDSLSPAEVAAAVTHEPSNPPPNYPNRRDTSAPNRRQPQRRPFTHRPGNPTSNQRHTSSSNRRGSQPNPPRSQWPNPSQIPYWAAAPWWTTPPCPYPTMPRWASPWNSPQNHNPITRLAMHSRLILQISILLNQQNLERLLTP; encoded by the coding sequence ATGGGTGACAAAACCGATCCTAACACCACCAAAATCATCCATCCCGTTTACACTGTTGCAAACATTCAAAACAAAGTCAGAATCCTGGATGGAAAGAAGGTAACCTACTCCTCTTGGGTTAAGCTTTTCAAACTTCATGCTCGTGGATACAAGGTCCTCTCCCACATTGATGGAACCACACCCCCAGCCAAAACAGATGAAGACTATGAGTCTTGGTCTGAGATTGACGCCATTGTTCTTCAATGGATCTACGGGACACTCTCGGACGATCTCCTCACCCGTGTTCTTGAACCAGATTCAACAGCTTACGAAGCTTTGATCAGAATACATAATATTTTTCTCAATAACAAAGGTTCTAGGGCTGCTGCTCTTGAACACGAATTCAACAACTTGACTCTTCGTGTGATGCCCTCTCTTGAAGATTATTGTCAAAGATTGAAAGAACTCGCTGATCAACTCGACGATGTTGATTGTCCGGTGAATGAAAAACGCCTCATACTTCAGCTTGTTCGAGGCCTTCCCACTGAATACGACCCGGTCGGTGCGTCTGTCAATCAAAATCTGCCCCCATGGGAGACTGCGTGCTCTATGCTTCAGCTTAAGCACCGACATCAACATGCTCGAGATTCTCTATCCCCTGCCGAGGTCGCTGCTGCTGTCACCCACGAGCCATCAAATCCCCCTCCCAATTATCCCAATCGGCGTGATACTTCTGCCCCAAATCGCCGACAACCACAGCGACGTCCTTTTACCCATCGACCTGGCAACCCAACCTCAAATCAACGACACACCTCTTCTTCTAATCGGCGTGGATCTCAACCTAATCCACCCAGATCTCAATGGCCCAATCCCTCACAAATACCTTATTGGGCTGCTGCCCCCTGGTGGACTACACCTCCTTGTCCTTATCCAACTATGCCCAGATGGGCTTCTCCATGGAACAGCCCACAAAATCACAACCCAATAACCAGACTAGCAATGCACAGCAGGCTCATCTTACAGATATCAATCCTCTTGAACCAACAAAACTTGGAGCGGCTTTTAACACCATGA
- the LOC111910102 gene encoding F-box/kelch-repeat protein At3g06240 → MITFSSAICGTNILEVFEKQIDSPADANKGSTMGTGTVALRQDSKFINENATMMGSPQQPTTIENLPNELLSNIFIRLLAKQLAQMRSISKSWNSLLSKSSFVKTQLHHSIFNKDKTLFHFSDDHYYGFKLSVNPNPQLSSFIKLPPNPESPHTSIRVIDSVNGLICSSYSDSIIQIWNPSLSSILTLPSYSVSSDGYGWIKIFFRFGFDPKTDDYKVVKLTAFANGFRVKWWMDVEIYSMKKGSWKLITERFPLHITWIDENDVVCADGHDGHLHWLGCTNGKEDTKTIVAFDFGSETFREIPLPDSTLNHNHIMVLLGVLGESFV, encoded by the coding sequence ATGATTACATTTTCAAGTGCAATATGTGGTACCAATATTCTTGAGGTTTTTGAGAAACAGATTGATTCACCTGCTGATGCCAACAAAGGTAGCACCATGGGCACTGGCACAGTAGCATTGAGACAAGATTCAAAGTTCATTAACGAAAATGCAACAATGATGGGTTCACCACAACAACCAACAACTATTGAAAACCTCCCAAACGAGCTTTTATCAAACATATTCATTCGCTTATTGGCCAAACAGCTTGCTCAAATGAGATCCATCTCTAAATCTTGGAATTCCCTATTATCTAAATCCTCCTTTGTAAAAACCCAACTCCATCATTCCATCTTTAACAAAGATAAAACTCTCTTTCACTTCTCTGATGACCATTATTATGGCTTCAAACTCTCGGTTAACCCCAATCCCCAACTCAGTAGTTTCATCAAACTTCCACCTAACCCCGAATCTCCACATACAAGCATCAGAGTTATTGATTCTGTCAATGGCTTGATATGCTCTTCCTACAGTGATTCCATCATTCAGATTTGGAACCCTTCACTCTCTTCCATCCTAACTCTTCCGTCATATTCTGTATCATCTGATGGTTATGGTTGGATCAAAATCTTTTTCCGGTTTGGGTTTGATCCAAAAACTGATGATTACAAAGTTGTGAAGCTTACAGCTTTTGCCAATGGATTCCGTGTTAAATGGTGGATGGACGTTGAGATTTATAGCATGAAAAAGGGTTCCTGGAAGTTAATCACTGAAAGGTTTCCATTACACATCACATGGATTGATGAGAACGATGTTGTTTGTGCTGATGGCCATGACGGGCATCTTCATTGGCTTGGTTGTACGAATGGGAAGGAAGATACAAAAACGATAGTGGCATTTGATTTCGGTTCAGAGACATTCCGTGAGATACCTCTTCCAGATTCTACACTAAATCATAACCACATAATGGTTCTTTTAGGAGTTTTGGGGGAAAGCTTTGTGTGA